In the Alligator mississippiensis isolate rAllMis1 chromosome 7, rAllMis1, whole genome shotgun sequence genome, one interval contains:
- the LOC102575762 gene encoding nodal homolog 2-A, translated as MPLRLCLAALLLLPLRAAGPGAGYMLQLYRSLARGGPGPEVAALRLSDAVLSLAAKGSLQAGDRWAFSFDMSPISGSQEVKLAELRVRLPPASPARNVTVDIYHRQERQCQHNHTCVDRLFLGTFAGSPAFSQASWKVFDITGMLRAWLHQGTAPGSREHPEPAGIPRHGWEERHGSASEMLGALDVSGSQHAELTLAQAMTDRVLLVVFSKDKPSAEPSHVPTLIRAVETSKYVMSDSTSRHLGSRRHRRTRKEKQRIKMSGMPAPRPGEEGRSLCRRVDMMVDFAQTDWGLWIVHPKKYNAYRCEGECPAPVDATFKPTNHAYMQSLLKAHHPHRVPCPACAPIKMSPLSMLYYEKGEVIIRHHEDMIIEECGCS; from the exons ATGCCCCTGCGGCTGTGCCTggcggcgctgctgctgctgccgctgcgaGCGGCCGGCCCCGGCGCCGGCTACATGCTGCAGCTGTACCGCTCGCTGGCCCGCGGCGGCCCCGGGCCCGAGGTGGCGGCGCTGCGGCTCTCCGACGCGGTGCTCAGCCTGGCGGCCAAGG gctccctccAGGCTGGGGACCGCTGGGCTTTCTCCTTCGACATGAGCCCCATCTCCGGCAGCCAGGAGGTGAAGCTGGCCGAGCTGCGGGTCCGCCTACCGCCTGCCTCACCCGCCCGCAATGTGACAGTGGACATCTACCACCGCCAGGAGCGCCAATGCCAGCACAACCACACCTGCGTGGATAGGCTGTTCCTGGGCACCTTTGCTGGGAGCCCGGCCTTCAGCCAGGCCTCCTGGAAAGTGTTTGACATCACCGGCATGCTCCGAGCGTGGCTGCACCAAGGCACGGCCCCCGGCAGCAGAGAGCATCCTGAGCCTGCAGGCATCCCGAGGCACGGCTGGGAGGAGAGGCATGGCAGTGCCTCTGAAATGCTGGGCGCTCTGGATGTCAGTGGCTCCCAGCATGCGGAGCTGACCCTGGCCCAGGCTATGACGGACAGGGTCCTGCTGGTTGTCTTCTCCAAAGACAAGCCTTCGGCAGAGCCCTCCCATGTGCCCACACTCATCCGGGCAGTGGAGACCTCCAAGTACGTCATGTCGGACAGCACCTCCAGGCACCTGGGGAGCCGCCGACACCGCAGGAccaggaaggagaagcagaggatTAAAatgagtggcatgcctgctcccaggccagGGGAGGAAGGCAGGTCTCTGTGCAGGAGGGTGGACATGATGGTGGACTTTGCGCAAACAGACTGGGGCCTCTGGATTGTTCACCCCAAGAAGTACAATGCCTACCGGTGTGAGGGGGAGTGCCCGGCACCTGTGGATGCAACCTTCAAGCCCACTAATCATGCGTACATGCAG aGTTTGCTGAAGGCACACCATCCCCACcgggtgccctgcccagcctgcgcCCCCATCAAGatgagccccctctccatgctgtaCTATGAGAAAGGGGAGGTCATCATCCGTCACCACGAGGACATGATCATTGAGGAATGTGGCTGCAGCTGA
- the ASH2L gene encoding set1/Ash2 histone methyltransferase complex subunit ASH2 isoform X2 gives MTNYSFHCNVCHHSGNTYFLRKQANLKEMCLSALANLTWQSRTQDEHPKTMFSKDKDIIPFIDKYWECMTTRQRPGKMTWPNNIVKTMCKERDVFLVKEHPDPGSKDPEEDYPKFGLLDQDLANIGPAYDNQKQNNAVSTSGSLNGGIAAGGSGKGRGAKRKQQDGGTTGTAKKTRSDPLFSAQRLPPHGYPLEHPFNKDGYRYILAEPDPHAPDPEKLELDCWAGKPIPGDLYRACLYERVLLALHDRAPQLKISDDRLTVIGEKGYSMVRASHGVRKGAWYFEISIDEMPPDTAARLGWSQPLGNLQAPLGYDKFSYSWRSKKGTKFHQSIGKHYSSGYGQGDMLGFYISLPEDTETAKSLPDTYKDKALIKFKSYLYFEEKDFVDKAEKSLKQAPGSQITFYKNGVSQGVAFKDIFEGVYFPAISLYKGCTVSINFGPYFKYPPRDITYHPMSDMGWGAVVEHTLADVLYHVETEVDGRRSPPWEP, from the exons ATGACCAACTACAGTTTCCATTGCAATGTTTGCCATCACAGTGGAAACACCTATTTCCTAAGAAAACAAGCAA atctGAAGGAAATGTGCCTTAGTGCTCTGGCCAACTTAACATGGCAGTCAAGGACACAAGATGAGCACCCAAAAACAATGTTCTCAAAAGACAAG GATATTATACCGTTTATTGATAAGTACTGGGAGTGTATGACGACAAGACAGAGACCTGGAAAAATGACTTGGCCAAACAACATTGTAAAAACAATG TGCAAAGAGAGAGATGTGTTTTTGGTGAAAGAGCATCCAGATCCAGGCAGTAAAGACCCAGAGGAGGATTATCCAAAATTTGGCCTTCTAGATCAA GACCTGGCTAACATTGGTCCAGCGTATGATAACCAGAAACAGAACAATGCTGTGTCTACTAGTGGAAGTTTAAATG ggGGTATTGCAGCAGGTGGCAGCGGGAAAGGAAGGGGAGCAAAACGCAAACAGCAAGACGGAGGGACCACAGGAACTGCCAAGAAAACCAGAAG TGACCCCTTGTTTTCAGCTCAGCGCCTGCCACCTCATGGCTATCCTTTGGAACATCCTTTTAATAAAGATGGGTATCGTTATATTTTGGCTGAGCCTGACCCCCACGCACCTGACCCAGAGAAACTGGAGTTAGACTGCTGGGCAGGAAAGCCAATTCCTGGAGATCTCTACCGAGCGTGCCTGTATGAGCGGGTCTTACTGGCACTGCACGACCGAG CTCCACAGTTAAAGATTTCTGATGACCGATTGACTGTCATAGGAGAGAAGGGGTATTCCATGGTACGAGCTTCACATGGGGTCCGTAAGGGAGCCTGGTATTTTGAAATATCCATAGATGAGATGCCTCCAGATACAGCTGCCAGACTCGGCTGGTCGCAGCCACTAG GGAACCTTCAGGCTCCTCTGGGCTATGACAAATTTAGTTACTCTTGGCGAAGcaaaaaaggaacaaaatttCATCAGTCCATAGGCAAACACTATTCATCGGGCTATGGCCAAGGAGATATGCTCGGATTTTATATCAGTCTTCCCGAAGACACCGAGACTGCTAAGTCACTTCCTGATACCTACAAAGATAAA GCTCTGATCAAATTCAAAAGTTACTTGTATTTTGAAGAGAAGGACTTTGTGGATAAAGCAGAGAAAAGCTTAAAACAAGCACCTGGAAGCCAA ATAACCTTCTACAAGAACGGGGTCAGTCAAGGGGTTGCCTTTAAAGATATTTTTGAAGGCGTTTATTTCCCTGCCATTTCTCTGTATAAAGGCTGCACG GTTTCAATAAATTTTGGACCGTATTTCAAATACCCTCCAAGAGACATCACTTACCACCCA ATGAGCGAcatgggctggggggctgtggtaGAGCACACGCTGGCTGATGTCCTCTATCATGTGGAAACAGAAGTTGACGGCAGACGCAGCCCACCATGGGAGCCTTGA
- the ASH2L gene encoding set1/Ash2 histone methyltransferase complex subunit ASH2 isoform X1 codes for MTNYSFHCNVCHHSGNTYFLRKQANLKEMCLSALANLTWQSRTQDEHPKTMFSKDKDIIPFIDKYWECMTTRQRPGKMTWPNNIVKTMCKERDVFLVKEHPDPGSKDPEEDYPKFGLLDQDLANIGPAYDNQKQNNAVSTSGSLNGGASLGGGIAAGGSGKGRGAKRKQQDGGTTGTAKKTRSDPLFSAQRLPPHGYPLEHPFNKDGYRYILAEPDPHAPDPEKLELDCWAGKPIPGDLYRACLYERVLLALHDRAPQLKISDDRLTVIGEKGYSMVRASHGVRKGAWYFEISIDEMPPDTAARLGWSQPLGNLQAPLGYDKFSYSWRSKKGTKFHQSIGKHYSSGYGQGDMLGFYISLPEDTETAKSLPDTYKDKALIKFKSYLYFEEKDFVDKAEKSLKQAPGSQITFYKNGVSQGVAFKDIFEGVYFPAISLYKGCTVSINFGPYFKYPPRDITYHPMSDMGWGAVVEHTLADVLYHVETEVDGRRSPPWEP; via the exons ATGACCAACTACAGTTTCCATTGCAATGTTTGCCATCACAGTGGAAACACCTATTTCCTAAGAAAACAAGCAA atctGAAGGAAATGTGCCTTAGTGCTCTGGCCAACTTAACATGGCAGTCAAGGACACAAGATGAGCACCCAAAAACAATGTTCTCAAAAGACAAG GATATTATACCGTTTATTGATAAGTACTGGGAGTGTATGACGACAAGACAGAGACCTGGAAAAATGACTTGGCCAAACAACATTGTAAAAACAATG TGCAAAGAGAGAGATGTGTTTTTGGTGAAAGAGCATCCAGATCCAGGCAGTAAAGACCCAGAGGAGGATTATCCAAAATTTGGCCTTCTAGATCAA GACCTGGCTAACATTGGTCCAGCGTATGATAACCAGAAACAGAACAATGCTGTGTCTACTAGTGGAAGTTTAAATG GTGGAGCCTCTTTGGGAG ggGGTATTGCAGCAGGTGGCAGCGGGAAAGGAAGGGGAGCAAAACGCAAACAGCAAGACGGAGGGACCACAGGAACTGCCAAGAAAACCAGAAG TGACCCCTTGTTTTCAGCTCAGCGCCTGCCACCTCATGGCTATCCTTTGGAACATCCTTTTAATAAAGATGGGTATCGTTATATTTTGGCTGAGCCTGACCCCCACGCACCTGACCCAGAGAAACTGGAGTTAGACTGCTGGGCAGGAAAGCCAATTCCTGGAGATCTCTACCGAGCGTGCCTGTATGAGCGGGTCTTACTGGCACTGCACGACCGAG CTCCACAGTTAAAGATTTCTGATGACCGATTGACTGTCATAGGAGAGAAGGGGTATTCCATGGTACGAGCTTCACATGGGGTCCGTAAGGGAGCCTGGTATTTTGAAATATCCATAGATGAGATGCCTCCAGATACAGCTGCCAGACTCGGCTGGTCGCAGCCACTAG GGAACCTTCAGGCTCCTCTGGGCTATGACAAATTTAGTTACTCTTGGCGAAGcaaaaaaggaacaaaatttCATCAGTCCATAGGCAAACACTATTCATCGGGCTATGGCCAAGGAGATATGCTCGGATTTTATATCAGTCTTCCCGAAGACACCGAGACTGCTAAGTCACTTCCTGATACCTACAAAGATAAA GCTCTGATCAAATTCAAAAGTTACTTGTATTTTGAAGAGAAGGACTTTGTGGATAAAGCAGAGAAAAGCTTAAAACAAGCACCTGGAAGCCAA ATAACCTTCTACAAGAACGGGGTCAGTCAAGGGGTTGCCTTTAAAGATATTTTTGAAGGCGTTTATTTCCCTGCCATTTCTCTGTATAAAGGCTGCACG GTTTCAATAAATTTTGGACCGTATTTCAAATACCCTCCAAGAGACATCACTTACCACCCA ATGAGCGAcatgggctggggggctgtggtaGAGCACACGCTGGCTGATGTCCTCTATCATGTGGAAACAGAAGTTGACGGCAGACGCAGCCCACCATGGGAGCCTTGA